In Nitratireductor basaltis, the following are encoded in one genomic region:
- a CDS encoding aminodeoxychorismate synthase component I, producing MPEAARPESPHSLDGQAFILFENDLEGEVLAFTDPREHLIAHEADDVLPMLQHAQTLRERGYWIAGYLSYEAGYALDPALQASMPTDRRLPLLHLAAFGEPTSPPPALTGQAELSQPVPLWQMEQYRACFDILHNHIARGDCYQANLTFPFELSWSGTALSLFASMRARQPVRYAALVNLGGPTLLSRSPELFFRTDTEGWIETHPMKGTMPRGQTEAEDEANAEFLRNDVKSQAENRMIVDLLRNDISRVTLPETLDVPDIFRIESYPTVHQMVSTVRARLMPGIGLMHIMQALFPCGSVTGAPKISAMKILRKLESGPRGAYCGAIGWAAPDGSSQFNVAIRTLTLFDQGEAALNAGGGIVFDSVAESEYEEALLKARFASLG from the coding sequence ATGCCTGAGGCAGCGCGGCCCGAAAGCCCGCATTCGCTAGACGGACAGGCCTTCATCCTGTTCGAAAACGATCTTGAGGGCGAGGTTCTCGCCTTCACCGACCCACGTGAGCATCTCATCGCGCATGAGGCGGACGATGTCCTGCCCATGCTTCAACATGCGCAAACCTTGCGTGAGCGGGGATACTGGATCGCCGGCTATCTCTCCTATGAGGCAGGCTATGCGCTGGACCCAGCGCTTCAGGCATCCATGCCGACCGACCGCCGCCTTCCCCTCCTGCATCTGGCAGCCTTTGGCGAGCCAACATCGCCACCGCCTGCACTGACAGGACAGGCTGAACTGAGCCAGCCCGTACCGCTCTGGCAGATGGAACAATACCGAGCGTGCTTCGACATCCTGCACAACCACATCGCGCGCGGCGATTGCTACCAGGCAAACCTGACCTTCCCGTTCGAGCTATCGTGGTCTGGCACGGCCCTTTCGCTCTTCGCCAGCATGCGCGCCCGCCAGCCAGTGCGCTACGCCGCGTTGGTCAATCTGGGCGGGCCCACCCTCCTCTCCCGCTCGCCGGAACTTTTCTTCCGGACCGATACCGAAGGTTGGATCGAGACCCATCCCATGAAGGGCACGATGCCACGCGGTCAAACGGAAGCGGAGGACGAGGCCAATGCCGAGTTTCTGCGCAACGACGTGAAAAGTCAGGCCGAAAACCGCATGATCGTAGACCTTCTGCGCAACGACATCTCGCGGGTCACGCTGCCTGAAACGCTCGACGTTCCCGACATTTTCCGCATTGAATCCTATCCGACCGTGCATCAGATGGTCAGCACGGTACGCGCCAGGCTTATGCCCGGCATCGGCCTGATGCATATCATGCAGGCACTTTTCCCATGTGGCTCGGTCACCGGAGCGCCAAAGATCAGCGCGATGAAAATCCTGCGCAAGCTGGAAAGCGGCCCTCGCGGCGCCTACTGCGGCGCCATCGGCTGGGCCGCACCGGATGGCTCTTCACAATTCAACGTGGCCATCCGCACATTGACGCTCTTCGACCAAGGGGAAGCGGCGTTGAACGCAGGCGGTGGAATCGTCTTCGATTCAGTAGCCGAAAGCGAATATGAAGAAGCACTGCTGAAGGCCCGCTTCGCATCACTGGGCTGA
- a CDS encoding membrane protein has protein sequence MVNIRKTASIAAVVPLIAALSACVAPAPREIAVRSGPAIDGQWMDQQGVAISTFSNGRFTSVATDTGAKLSEGTYQMRGSSDVSINMTSLIRQTQTSVNCSMVSNQQLNCTNANGQNFVLTRRG, from the coding sequence ATGGTCAATATTCGCAAGACTGCCTCGATTGCAGCAGTTGTTCCGCTCATTGCCGCACTTTCTGCCTGTGTCGCTCCAGCCCCGCGCGAGATCGCGGTACGCTCCGGACCGGCGATCGACGGCCAGTGGATGGATCAGCAGGGCGTGGCCATCTCCACCTTCTCCAATGGGCGCTTCACTTCGGTAGCCACCGATACGGGCGCCAAGCTGTCTGAAGGCACTTACCAGATGCGTGGCTCGAGTGATGTTTCGATCAACATGACATCCCTGATCCGCCAGACGCAGACTTCGGTCAATTGCTCCATGGTTTCCAACCAGCAGCTCAATTGCACCAATGCCAACGGCCAGAACTTCGTTCTGACACGCCGCGGCTGA
- a CDS encoding homospermidine synthase, with product MAKQEWPVYGEITGPIVMIGFGSIGRGTLPLLERHFRFDRSRMVIVDPAETNRKFADECGIRFLKAAVTQDNHEELLTPLLSEGEGQGFCVNLSVDTSSVELMKLCRRLGVLYIDTVIEPWAGFYFDPSADNASRTNYALRETLLREKRNAPGGTTAVSTCGANPGMVSWFVKQALINLAADMKLDVETPAADDREAWAQFMRNLGVKGIHIAERDTQRAKKPKPMDVFWNTWSVEGFVAEGLQPAELGWGTHENWMPDNARSHEEGSKAGIFLEQPGANTRVRSWCPTPGPQYGYLVTHNEAISISDYFTVHGKDGKPVYRPTCHYAYHPCNDAVLSLHEMFGAGGKAQPEQHVLDEDELVDGADELGVLLYGHDRNAYWYGSQLTLEEARELAPYQNATGLQVSSAVLAGMVWALENPDKGIVEADEMDFERCLEVQMPYLGPVNGYYTDWTPLEGRPGLFAEDLDENDPWQFRNILVR from the coding sequence ATGGCAAAGCAGGAGTGGCCGGTATACGGCGAGATCACAGGGCCGATCGTCATGATCGGATTCGGTTCCATCGGCCGTGGGACCCTGCCGCTGCTTGAGCGCCATTTCCGTTTCGACCGCTCGCGGATGGTAATTGTCGACCCTGCCGAAACGAACCGGAAATTTGCCGATGAATGCGGGATCCGTTTTCTGAAAGCTGCAGTGACCCAAGACAATCACGAGGAACTGCTGACGCCGCTTCTGAGTGAAGGTGAAGGTCAGGGTTTTTGCGTGAACCTTTCCGTGGATACGTCCTCGGTCGAACTGATGAAACTCTGCCGCAGGCTGGGTGTCCTTTACATCGACACGGTGATCGAACCCTGGGCGGGCTTCTATTTCGACCCTTCCGCTGACAACGCATCGCGCACGAACTATGCGCTGCGCGAAACGTTGTTGCGCGAGAAGCGCAACGCGCCGGGCGGCACCACCGCAGTTTCTACATGCGGCGCCAATCCGGGGATGGTTTCATGGTTCGTCAAACAGGCGCTGATCAATCTTGCAGCCGACATGAAGCTCGACGTCGAAACGCCGGCTGCAGATGATCGCGAGGCCTGGGCGCAATTCATGCGCAACCTCGGCGTCAAGGGCATACACATCGCGGAACGCGACACCCAGCGGGCCAAGAAACCAAAGCCCATGGACGTGTTCTGGAACACATGGTCGGTGGAAGGATTTGTTGCCGAAGGTCTGCAACCGGCAGAACTGGGCTGGGGCACCCACGAAAACTGGATGCCCGATAATGCACGTTCGCACGAGGAAGGGTCGAAGGCGGGAATCTTCCTTGAGCAACCGGGAGCCAACACCCGCGTGCGCAGCTGGTGCCCGACACCCGGGCCTCAATATGGCTACCTCGTCACCCACAACGAGGCGATCTCCATATCCGACTACTTCACCGTCCATGGCAAGGACGGCAAACCCGTCTACCGTCCGACCTGCCACTACGCCTATCACCCCTGCAATGATGCGGTGCTTTCGCTACATGAAATGTTCGGCGCAGGAGGCAAGGCACAGCCTGAACAGCATGTTCTGGATGAAGACGAGCTGGTGGATGGCGCAGACGAACTCGGTGTTCTTCTTTATGGCCATGACCGCAATGCCTACTGGTATGGCTCGCAGCTGACACTGGAAGAGGCGCGCGAACTCGCGCCCTACCAGAATGCGACGGGCCTGCAGGTCTCATCTGCCGTCCTGGCCGGAATGGTCTGGGCGCTGGAGAATCCCGACAAGGGTATAGTCGAAGCGGATGAGATGGACTTCGAACGTTGCCTCGAGGTTCAAATGCCCTATCTCGGTCCGGTCAATGGCTACTACACCGACTGGACACCGCTCGAGGGGCGACCGGGACTTTTTGCCGAAGATCTGGATGAGAATGACCCATGGCAATTCCGCAACATCCTGGTGCGATAG
- a CDS encoding YciI family protein codes for MFIISLTYEVPLEEVEPHMQAHMEWVNRYYDKGVFIASGRKVPRTGGVILARGDRASIEACIAEDPFSAYGVAKYEVTEFTPTRAAEGLESLVE; via the coding sequence ATGTTCATCATTTCACTTACCTATGAAGTTCCACTGGAGGAAGTGGAACCACACATGCAGGCGCATATGGAGTGGGTGAACCGCTACTATGACAAGGGCGTCTTCATCGCGTCCGGTCGCAAGGTTCCCCGCACCGGTGGCGTCATCCTTGCGCGGGGCGATCGAGCCTCGATCGAAGCCTGCATCGCCGAAGACCCCTTCTCCGCCTATGGTGTGGCGAAATATGAAGTGACGGAATTCACCCCCACCCGCGCCGCTGAAGGGCTGGAATCTCTGGTTGAGTGA